GGCTGGAACTACCTCACCAATCACACCGGATCGCGCATTATCACTGGACGAGATGCCCTCAAACCTTTTGGAGCGCCACCTGGATCACTTGGTATCCTTCACGAGCGATTTATCACTGGACGAGATGCCCTCAAACCTTTTGGAGCGGCGATCGCTGAAACACCATCAACCGGGACAGCAGGAAAGGCTACAGATCGAGAAAAAGCTAGCGTTTAGGGAATCATCTTGAAATCGATACAGGATGACCTCTATTCCTCGATCTGCCAGCCAAACACTACCTCTGCAAGCCTAGGCGATCGCCTTTAGCCAGCAGGCCACATCAACAGCAAGGGTCGATCCGAGGGTGAGCAGAAGCCATACCTGGTTGCGATCGCGCTCTGGAACCGATAGCCCTGGAGGGGGAATAAAGCTAGGATCAATCGCCAACACATCAATCCCCCACGTTTCCATTAGGGGCAGCAGTTGTCCGCGCAGATGTTTGACGTAAAGTTCCTGGGCGCGATCGAGGGACAAGTTCAGGTGAAGCAACGTCCCGACATGGATAAGACGCTCAATCCAACTCACGATGTCGCCAACGGTCTGCGCCTCTTGTTCCTGGAACACATGCCAGAGCGATCGCAGAATCAGCTGTTCGAGTCCCTGCTGACCATCGGGCAAATTCAGGCGACAGTGAAGACTGTTGGCTTCCGTCACGATCGCCTCTAACTCCGCTAGATGATTCATACAGCTTGATAAATTGCCATTTGGAAAATCCCCCGCATCCCGTTCGAGCGATCGCAGCGTCATCGCCGCCCGATGACTAATGGCCACCTCGGCGGCCACTTGCAGCTCAATGGGAACCTCCAACTCATCCCGATGGAATGCCATTAAAACGCCATAGTTATCGCGATACACCTGGGTATACAGCTGATCGAGGCGGGTTAAGGTTTCCTGGCTGAGCAGACGCATAATCCGATGTCGCTCCTCCGCAAACAGGTTTTGGAGGCTGTAGGACTGATCCCCAAATACCCGATTCATCGCCAGAATAGCGTGGGCGGCACTCGCTTGCTTCAGGGCGCCGAACACATCCTCTTTCATTTGGCTATAGTCCCGCTGCCCGGAGGAGGGTTGGATACAGCAATGAAAATCCCATCCCCCTAAGTGCAGGACGGCAAAGACCAAATCCTCACGTTCGGTGGTGATGTCAGACGTTAGCTCAATCCGACCAACGGCAAGGGTTAGCGATCCCATCCGCTGAATCTGGTAATCCAACTGCTTAGCGCGATAGCAGTAGACCCGCTGTTCGCGATTGTAAGTGGTAAACAAAGAACTAATCGCGTAGTGGGCAGCAACCTGCTGGAGATTGATTTGGGACGGAATCACAAGCTGGCGATACACGGTCGATCCATTGCGGAAAGACTCAACATTGCTCGGCGCATCGGCAAGCTGATACACAAACGCCTCTTCCAGGCGCGTTCCCGTCACTTCCGCCGCCAGCTCGATTGCCCGCGCCGCATAGCGCAGAATTTGCACCCCCTCTGGCCGGGAAAGTTCATCAAAAAACCAGCCACAACTGGTGTACATCAGCAGGGCGTGGCGCTGCATTTCCAGGAGTCGTAAGGCATCCACCCGCTCTGCATCGCTCAATT
The sequence above is drawn from the Synechococcales cyanobacterium T60_A2020_003 genome and encodes:
- a CDS encoding DUF3536 domain-containing protein, which encodes MVMNSTPQVAIAPPISDPQIDPLKTATGIYVTVHGHFYQPPRENPYLDAIERQPSAAPFHDWNERIHHECYRPNAFARILNDRGELIEIINNFEYLSFNIGPTLMSWLERYDIEAYQQILEADRRSCDRLNGHGNAIAQVYNHIIMPLANARDKKTQIRWGIADFRSRFGREPEGMWLAEAAVDYATVAALIEEGIRFIVLAPSQAQRCRPFASDADPEPDWLEVGGSQIDPTRPYRCFLPDGDPQRDYLDIFFYDGPISRDMGFNEVLESSQHFAGRIAQAVRGDHRPAQLISMATDGETFGHHKPGREKAVAYAFAYEFPKRGWTVTNYAHYLSISPPTWEVELKPVTAWSCCHGVDRWQDDCGCGGGGTWNQKWRRPLRTSLDWLRDRLMTVYEDAARPLLKDPWQARDQYIHVIRDRSSSNLNQFLTTHQTHELSDAERVDALRLLEMQRHALLMYTSCGWFFDELSRPEGVQILRYAARAIELAAEVTGTRLEEAFVYQLADAPSNVESFRNGSTVYRQLVIPSQINLQQVAAHYAISSLFTTYNREQRVYCYRAKQLDYQIQRMGSLTLAVGRIELTSDITTEREDLVFAVLHLGGWDFHCCIQPSSGQRDYSQMKEDVFGALKQASAAHAILAMNRVFGDQSYSLQNLFAEERHRIMRLLSQETLTRLDQLYTQVYRDNYGVLMAFHRDELEVPIELQVAAEVAISHRAAMTLRSLERDAGDFPNGNLSSCMNHLAELEAIVTEANSLHCRLNLPDGQQGLEQLILRSLWHVFQEQEAQTVGDIVSWIERLIHVGTLLHLNLSLDRAQELYVKHLRGQLLPLMETWGIDVLAIDPSFIPPPGLSVPERDRNQVWLLLTLGSTLAVDVACWLKAIA